A segment of the Lolium perenne isolate Kyuss_39 chromosome 3, Kyuss_2.0, whole genome shotgun sequence genome:
TTAGATTTTTTTTGCATAAGTCTTAGGACTATGATGACACAAGGTTTAAACAACTCAagcaatgcaaaaaaaaaaactgaagcAGGGCCTGATCATTTGGCTACTACAAAGAAAAGTATAGACTCACCCAGTCAATTGTTCAAGCTGTCTCCTGTCTGCTCGTGAAATAACACTGGAAATCCTGTTTAGAACATCATAACCCTATGGAAAGATATGAAACTCATCATCAGAATAGAGAGACAAGACAGGATAACGGAAAATTAAACCAAGACCTTGAAATCCAAACTGTTACTGCATATGACAATAAGATCAACATCTAACAGAAGTTCTAGAATCCATGTTACTAATGTGTGGTTTTCTTCAAAATGTAATCTTATATCCATGCTGAATTCATACTTCCTGACAAAGAAGCATCAATATAACTCACCTTAAGTATTGTTGATTTGCTCAGTTTTCCAAGAGGAAGTTTATCAGCATTATAACCTAGTTGGATAGGCAAGATGAATTAGtataacagaaaatgctacacggTTAAGTAACAGGAATATACATGTAATAAAAGAACCTGTAGAACGATATAGAACATAAAAAAGTCCAAGCAAACTAATTCAACTCCGGTAGTTGAGCAGATGATCATATTTGGCCATTAACTATTTCTGATCATATTTCTTCATAAAAATAACTCCCATAGTTATAACTGCTGAATCATAGAAACCGAAGTTGCACGGATATGGGTACACATCAGCATATGAAGGAGTTGATACATCATTGAAGATTGCATTAAAAAAATGAACATCAAAGCCCTTTTCCCAAGCAAGATGGGGTAGGCTAAATATGAAACCCAACAGGAACAAACGGAAACCAAAACAAggagagaaaaaagaaaacaagGAACAAGTAAGATTCTGGCACTATGCTGCATCTGATAATGTTACCATTATGCAAGCATATAGATATAGATAAGTAGCTCACTGTAAATAGATGAATATTATGATGCTCTCGTCAGTTGACAAGGCATAAATCATCAAGTGGCTTACCTATTTCCATCATTTGCTGCTTCATCATGCTTATATTGCAAATGAGGGATATGAATTGTGCAGTTCGAGTTTCAAGCTTTGTCGCTTTTATCTGATCGGCAATGGAACCTTTCTTCTGAATCTGAGTCTAAAATTGAATACCAGACGATTAAAAACAACAGAGGTGAAAAACTGGTAATGAAACTTAAGTCAAAACTCACTGTTTCCTTGTCAACTTCACCGTAGTCCATTTCAAGCCAAGCGTATTTctttgcataaaacttgaaactCTTGCGGTTGGACCAAGCGTTATTAGTTTTATCCTCAAACTTCCCTTCAAACTCATATATTGCTTCATCTCGTGTTGAAAAGGGACCATGTAGCTTTTGTTGACCTCGTGCCCCTACTCTCCCCCATCTATTGTAAACCAGGAAGCTTCCGCCAGCGTCAGATTCTACAGTTAACAAGCACTGGTTAATTTTTTTTATTGAATATTGTTATTATTTATAAGGCGAAAAATGCATTTCTGTGCGACATGTTCCAAAAATAAATAGCACTGAAGTAGATGAAAGCAAAAAAAAGGAAGTGTCCAACATTTCATTGAAGTAGACATTCTCGCTTAAAAATGCAGTGGATAAAGACATTCTCAAGGGAAAAAAAGGTGAGCAAGTAAGCAACAGTAACTTGCAGGACAAACCTAAAGCTTGAATGATATAGAACTTATTGTTGTTGTCTCCAACATTAGTCTGGTTCATGGTGGCATCATAAATCTCATTACCCTGCAAtaaaatatgtatatatatcataAAGATGAGAAGAAAAATAGTAGAAGGAACATATAACTGTTCAGATCAAAGCATATCAGTTTTAAGGTAGTTAAATATTGGGATTCGATTGTAAGGAGATGGCCATAAGGAAGCTTTGAAGGTAATGTACACGGTGAATACTGAAATGGCCAATTAGGGATGCCATTGTAAGTTTTCATTGGTCTATTCTCTAAACACGTAGTAGAGTTAGGCCTGCTATGGTGGTACATAGAGATGCAAGTGGGTCAATATTAGGGCACCCTCTACCCTCTTTAGAGCAAAAAAATGAACTAATTTCTGCAAAATGATGAGATCATCAGAAAAGTTAGTCCATTTTGTTGGACGAAAGAGGGTAGAGGTTCCCCTAATATTGAACCACTTGCATCTGTAGTTAGTGATACATTTGGGTGTCACAAAGGGCTATCACATTTATGAATATTTACAGACAAAGTGGACATGATGTAATGTACCAGGATCCATATTGATGAGAATATTTAGTTTGAACAGAAGGAGATCAAATTGTCTAAGTTTGACATTCAATCGTTCAATGAAGAATCATGTTTTGCTCTAAACTCGCCAAATATGCATACTGCTTAGGTAATAGGAATTCAGTGACACATGGTTACAATTGAAGTGCACATCCAAGGTGCAGTACATGTAGGGAGAAATAGTCAATAATGAACTCACGCACCACTTGCAGTACATGATAGGCCACTTTTATGTGGTCAGGGATGTGCTCGTCCAGCACTGCAGCACCTTTCTTCGTGGCTGTGACTATCTTCTCCTTTTTCACCTCTTCCTCAACGTCCCCAACACCACCTGCACCAACAAGATATGTAAACAGCCAAGCCAAAGAACAGTTGAGTGGATAAAGTTGAAACCTCACCCTCCAGTAACCAAAATGAGGAACTCAGATGAACCAACCTTTTGCAACTTTCTTCTTGTCCTGAACAGCACCATCAGCAAGTGGCGCAGAATTAGCAGGGGTCGAGAGTAACCTCTCAATAACATCCTTCTTGGTCCCATTAGCCGCGAGACCCCGTGCCCTGGCCAATGCCTGCAGCTCACGGTAGCCCATGCCCTCTAGCTGTGTGGCATCCAGCGTAACATCTGTGGCCCATGCCCTCAATCAGGTACAATCAAAATCCTAGCCTCCAATGAACAATATACAGAAACTACATATAAACAAACCTCCTGATGCTTCCTTCTTGTCCTGAACAACAGTTGCCGTGGAAGTAGCAGGGGTGGAGAGCAGCCTTTGCATAACATCCTTCTTGCTCCCATTAGCATTGAGCCCTCGTGCCTTGGCCAAAGCCTGCAGCTCGCGGTAGCCCATGCTCCCTAGCTTCACCGCATCCGACGGCACGCCATTTTCCTCCTCATTGTCAGCTCCAgcacgcctttttctcttccttttGCTGTCGCCGTCCGCTTCCCCGTCCATGACCACACCATCCATGCCATCCGCATTGCATATCTCGGCTGCAGGAGGAGCCGGCTCCTTCTCTTCCTTACGAATGGCAGCGTCCAGCTTTCGCACCTGGTGGAGAAGGCATCGCAGGAAGTAAGTCGCAAGGGCAATCCCCATAGGTGCCGATGTTTGTAATAAGCATAATAAAGATAAACAGCACAGGAGCAACACGTGCGGGCATATGCACGAGCACATGGTGCGCGCGTTTGGGCAACTAAACCGTGCGCTCGACCGAAAATGCTGGAGAGGAACCGCCGGGGCCAGGTGACGCGAGCAGACTGAGGGGGGCGTGCCGCGGCTAGCCTAGTAGGCGAGATTACAGAGAAAACAGATTACAAGGGAATGCTACTCACGAGCGCCGGCTTGGTGCCGGAGGGGTCGAGGCCGCGGCGCTGCAGCTCGGCGCGGAGCTCCTCCACCCGCAGCTTCGCCGACATCTCTCACCTTCACCCTCCGCCTGGCTCCTTTGGGGTTCCTGGAAGATTCTACAAGGGTTCGGAGGGGCGGCGGAGAGATTGGTGGCAGGTCGCGTGGCGGTGAGAGAGGGATTTGTAGGAGAATAGAGGGTGTGGGGATGGAAATTTTTGTTTGGGTTTTGAGGAATTTTGGGTGGGTTATTGGGGTTAAGAGTCTATTCCTTCCTGGAGAAGGAGGTGGAGCGCACGGAGAATTGGAGACGAGCGGGAACTGGAAATGTTTTTCCATCAAAAGAATATTGAAAAGGATtttacaatttttttttt
Coding sequences within it:
- the LOC127326944 gene encoding poly [ADP-ribose] polymerase 2 is translated as MSAKLRVEELRAELQRRGLDPSGTKPALVRKLDAAIRKEEKEPAPPAAEICNADGMDGVVMDGEADGDSKRKRKRRAGADNEEENGVPSDAVKLGSMGYRELQALAKARGLNANGSKKDVMQRLLSTPATSTATVVQDKKEASGDVTLDATQLEGMGYRELQALARARGLAANGTKKDVIERLLSTPANSAPLADGAVQDKKKVAKGGVGDVEEEVKKEKIVTATKKGAAVLDEHIPDHIKVAYHVLQVGNEIYDATMNQTNVGDNNNKFYIIQALESDAGGSFLVYNRWGRVGARGQQKLHGPFSTRDEAIYEFEGKFEDKTNNAWSNRKSFKFYAKKYAWLEMDYGEVDKETTQIQKKGSIADQIKATKLETRTAQFISLICNISMMKQQMMEIGYNADKLPLGKLSKSTILKGYDVLNRISSVISRADRRQLEQLTGEFYTVIPHDFGFKKMREYVIDTPQKLKAKLEMVEALGEIEIATKLLEDGSSDEEDPLYARYNQLRCDFTPLEVQSEEYSMIKTYLANTHGKTHSGYTIDVLQMFKVSRHGETERFQKYASAGNRMLLWHGSRLSNWAGIFSQGLRIAPPEAPVTGYMFGKGVYFADMFSKSANYCYASETSRSGVLLLCEVALGDMNELLTADYNANDLPKGKLSTKGVGQMAPNIAESKITDDGVVVPLGKPKEEPSKRGSLLYNEYIVYNIDQIRMRYVLHVSFNFKRR